One genomic segment of Oenanthe melanoleuca isolate GR-GAL-2019-014 chromosome 5, OMel1.0, whole genome shotgun sequence includes these proteins:
- the MDK gene encoding midkine isoform X2 codes for MQVRSLLLLLALILVAAAAEAGKNKKEKAKKDGSKCEDWRWGPCVPNSKDCGPGYREGTCKDESKKLKCKIPCNWKKKFGADCKYKFESWGGCSAQTGLKTRSGILKKALYNAQCEETVLVTKPCSSKIKSKSKAKKGKGKD; via the exons ATGCAGGTTCggagcctcctcctcctcctggcgCTGatcctggtggctgctgctgccgaGGCTGGCAAGAACAAGAAAG aaaaggcaaagaagGATGGCTCCAAGTGTGAGGACTGGCGCTGGGGGCCCTGTGTTCCCAACAGCAAGGACTGTGGCCCGGGCTACCGCGAAGGAACTTGCAAAGATGAGAGCAAGAAGCTCAAGTGCAAGATCCCCTGCAACTGGAAGAAGAAATTTGGAG CTGACTGCAAGTACAAGTTTGAGAGCTGGGGAGGCTGTAGTGCTCAGACAGGCCTGAAGACTCGCTCTGGCATCCTGAAGAAAGCCCTCTACAATGCCCAATGTGAGGAGACTGTCCTTGTGACCAAGCCCTGCTCCTCCAAGATCAAGTCGAAGTCCAAAG CAAAGAAGGGCAAGGGGAAGGACTAG
- the CHRM4 gene encoding muscarinic acetylcholine receptor M4: MAAENRSAPPWAGLPDFILQKELFAARDTDPMHNFSAHPWQAKMANLTYDNFTLGNHSEVAVQPPTNYKTVELVFIATVTGSLSLVTVVGNILVMLSIKVNRQLQTVNNYFLFSLACADLIIGVFSMNLYTVYIIKGYWPLGAVVCDLWLALDYVVSNASVMNLLIISFDRYFCVTKPLTYPARRTTKMAGLMIAAAWILSFVLWAPAILFWQFVVGKRTVPERECYIQFLSNPAVTFGTAIAAFYLPVVIMTVLYIHISLASRSRVRRHKPESRKERKTKSLRFLKGPTVKQNNNNSPKRAVEVKEEVRNGKVDDQPSAQTEATGHQEEKETSNESSTVSMTQTTKDKPTAEILPAGQGQSPANPRVNPTSKWSKIKIVTKQTGTECVTAIEIVPAKSGASNHNSLANSRPVNVARKFASIARSQVRKKRQMAAREKKVTRTIFAILLAFILTWTPYNVMVLINTFCETCVPETVWSIGYWLCYVNSTINPACYALCNATFKKTFKHLLMCQYRNIGTAR, encoded by the exons ATGGCCGCTGAGAACCGCTCTGCGCcgccctgggctgggctgcccg aTTTCATCTTGCAGAAGGAGCTGTTTGCTGCGAGAGACACAG ATCCCATGCACAACTTCTCTGCTCATCCCTGGCAGGCAAAGATGGCCAACCTGACCTATGACAACTTCACCCTGGGCAACCACTCCGAGGTGGCCGTGCAGCCTCCCACCAACTACAAGACCGTGGAGCTGGTTTTCATTGCCACTGTCACCGGCTCGCTCAGCCTTGTCACCGTGGTGGGGAACATCCTGGTGATGCTCTCCATCAAGGTGAACCGCCAGCTCCAGACTGTCAACAACTATTTCCTCTTCAGCCTGGCCTGTGCAGACCTCATCATCGGGGTCTTCTCCATGAACCTCTACACGGTGTACATCATCAAAGGCTACTGGCCACTGGGGGCCGTGGTGTGCGACCTGTGGCTGGCTCTGGACTATGTGGTGAGCAACGCCTCTGTCATGAACCTGCTCATCATCAGCTTTGACCGGTACTTCTGTGTCACCAAGCCCCTGACGTACCCGGCCAGGAGGACCACCAAGATGGCAGGGCTAATGATCGCGGCCGCATGGATATTGTCCTTCGTCCTCTGGGCCCCTGCCATCTTGTTCTGGCAGTTCGTTGTGGGCAAGAGGACAGTCCCCGAGAGGGAATGCTACATCCAGTTCCTCTCCAACCCAGCGGTGACGTTTGGCACAGCCATTGCTGCTTTCTACCTGCCCGTGGTCATCATGACGGTGCTGTACATCCACATCTCCCTGGCCAGCAGAAGCAGGGTAAGGAGGCACAAGCCTGAGagcaggaaagagaggaaaaccaAGTCCCTCAGATTCCTCAAAGGCCCCACGGTCAAACAGAACAACAATAACTCTCCCAAGAGGGCCGTGGAGGTGAAGGAAGAGGTGAGGAATGGGAAAGTGGATGACCAGCCATCTGCACAGACAGAGGCCACTGGCCatcaggaggagaaggagacaTCCAATGAGTCCAGCACTGTCAGCATGACCCAGACCACAAAGGACAAGCCCACAGCAGAAATCTTGCCAGCAGGGCAAGGACAGAGTCCCGCCAACCCCCGGGTGAACCCAACTTCCAAGTGGTCCAAGATTAAGATTGTCACCAAGCAGACTGGGACTGAATGTGTCACCGCCATTGAGATCGTCCCAGCTAAGTCAGGTGCCTCTAACCACAACTCCCTGGCCAACAGCCGCCCAGTCAATGTTGCCAGGAAGTTTGCCAGCATTGCCAGGAGCCAGGTACGGAAGAAGCGCCAGATGGCTGCTCGAGAGAAGAAAGTCACCCGCACCATATTTGCCATCCTGCTGGCCTTCATCCTCACGTGGACCCCCTACAACGTGATGGTCCTCATTAACACCTTCTGTGAGACCTGCGTGCCCGAAACTGTGTGGTCCATTGGCTACTGGCTCTGCTATGTCAACAGCACCATCAACCCGGCCTGCTATGCCCTCTGCAATGCCACTTTCAAGAAAACCTTCAAGCACCTTCTCATGTGCCAGTACAGGAACATTGGCACAGCCAGATAA
- the MDK gene encoding midkine isoform X1, which translates to MKGRMQVRSLLLLLALILVAAAAEAGKNKKEKAKKDGSKCEDWRWGPCVPNSKDCGPGYREGTCKDESKKLKCKIPCNWKKKFGADCKYKFESWGGCSAQTGLKTRSGILKKALYNAQCEETVLVTKPCSSKIKSKSKAKKGKGKD; encoded by the exons ATGAAAG GCAGGATGCAGGTTCggagcctcctcctcctcctggcgCTGatcctggtggctgctgctgccgaGGCTGGCAAGAACAAGAAAG aaaaggcaaagaagGATGGCTCCAAGTGTGAGGACTGGCGCTGGGGGCCCTGTGTTCCCAACAGCAAGGACTGTGGCCCGGGCTACCGCGAAGGAACTTGCAAAGATGAGAGCAAGAAGCTCAAGTGCAAGATCCCCTGCAACTGGAAGAAGAAATTTGGAG CTGACTGCAAGTACAAGTTTGAGAGCTGGGGAGGCTGTAGTGCTCAGACAGGCCTGAAGACTCGCTCTGGCATCCTGAAGAAAGCCCTCTACAATGCCCAATGTGAGGAGACTGTCCTTGTGACCAAGCCCTGCTCCTCCAAGATCAAGTCGAAGTCCAAAG CAAAGAAGGGCAAGGGGAAGGACTAG